The following proteins come from a genomic window of Carassius gibelio isolate Cgi1373 ecotype wild population from Czech Republic chromosome B8, carGib1.2-hapl.c, whole genome shotgun sequence:
- the gnb1a gene encoding guanine nucleotide-binding protein G(I)/G(S)/G(T) subunit beta-1, producing MSELDQLRQEAEQLKNQIRDARKACADATLSQITANIEPVGRIQMRTRRTLRGHLAKIYAMHWGTDSRLLVSASQDGKLIIWDSYTTNKVHAIPLRSSWVMTCAYAPSGNYVACGGLDNICSIYNLKTREGNVRVSRELAGHTGYLSCCRFLDDNQIVTSSGDTTCALWDIETGQQTTTFAGHTGDVMSLSLAPDTRLFVSGACDASAKLWDVREGMCRQTFTGHESDINAICFFPNGNAFATGSDDATCRLFDLRADQELMVYSHDNIICGITSVAFSKSGRLLLAGYDDFNCNVWDALKADRAGVLAGHDNRVSCLGVTDDGMAVATGSWDSFLKIWN from the exons ATGAGCGAACTCGACCAGTTACGCCAGGAGGCTGAACAGCTGAAAAACCAGATCCGA GATGCACGGAAAGCCTGTGCGGATGCCACCCTCTCTCAG ATCACAGCCAATATTGAGCCTGTGGGGCGGATTCAGATGCGCACCAGACGGACACTGAGGGGACACTTGGCCAAGATCTACGCCATGCACTGGGGCACTGACTCAAG GCTTCTGGTTAGCGCTTCTCAGGATGGAAAACTCATTATCTGGGACAGCTATACTACAAACAAG GTGCACGCTATCCCGCTGCGCTCCTCGTGGGTGATGACCTGCGCCTATGCCCCGTCTGGAAACTATGTGGCCTGTGGAGGCCTGGATAACATCTGCTCCATCTACAACCTGAAGACCCGCGAGGGGAACGTGCGCGTCAGCCGTGAGCTGGCCGGACACACAG GATACCTGTCCTGCTGCCGCTTCCTGGACGATAACCAGATCGTCACCAGCTCCGGAGACACCACCTG TGCTCTGTGGGATATCGAGACCGGGCAGCAGACCACCACGTTCGCAGGTCACACCGGTGATGTCATGTCCCTGTCTCTGGCCCCGGACACTCGTCTGTTCGTGTCGGGCGCCTGTGACGCCTCGGCCAAGCTGTGGGACGTCAGGGAAGGCATGTGCAGGCAAACCTTCACCGGCCACGAGTCCGACATCAACGCCATCTGT TTCTTCCCCAATGGAAACGCGTTCGCCACGGGCTCGGACGACGCCACCTGCAGGCTGTTTGACCTGCGCGCCGATCAGGAGCTGATGGTCTACTCTCACGACAACATCATCTGTGGCATCACCTCCGTGGCCTTCTCCAAGAGCGGACGCCTGCTGCTCGCCGGCTACGACGACTTCAACTGCAACGTGTGGGACGCTCTGAAAGCCGACCGCGCAG gggTCTTGGCGGGTCACGATAACCGCGTCAGCTGCTTGGGCGTAACTGATGACGGGATGGCTGTGGCTACAGGCTCCTGGGATAGTTTCCTTAAAATCTGGAATTAA